A window of the Coregonus clupeaformis isolate EN_2021a unplaced genomic scaffold, ASM2061545v1 scaf1103, whole genome shotgun sequence genome harbors these coding sequences:
- the LOC121560501 gene encoding integumentary mucin C.1-like codes for MEFRLTGNETAPNANSVKDVLVAAVNSGNLSIRVNASSITVSVQVTPTAAPTTTTGANSTTTAANTTTTGAPTTTTAAVASTTTNFFLLVFSSDEIFASNLSDNSSVVFSDRATKTKNEIEPFYRKAFKSFIQLFVLKFTRGSIITDCRMEFRLTGNGTAPNANSVKDVLVAAVNSGNLSIRVNASSITVSVQVTPTAAPTTTTGANSTTTAANTTTTGAPTTTTAAVASTTTNFFSSGVQFR; via the exons ATGGAGTTTAGACTTACTGGTAACGAGACTGCACCCAATGCTAATTCAGTGAAAGATGTTCTGGTGGCTGCAGTCAACAGCGGGAATCTAAGTATCAGGGTCAATGCCAGCTCCATCACTGTCAGCG TCCAAGTGACTCCAACCGCTgccccaacaacaaccacaggtgCCAACAGTACAACCACAGCTGCCAACACAACAACCACAGGcgcaccaacaacaaccacagctgctgttGCTTCGACAACCACAAACTTTTTTCTTCTGGTGTTCAGTTCAGATGAGATCTTTGCCAGTAATCTCTCAGACAACTCCTCAGTGGTTTTCAGTGATCGGGCTACTAAAACAAAAAATGAG ATTGAGCCCTTCTATCGCAAAGCCTTTAAAAGTTTCATTCAGCTTTTTGTGTTGAAATTCAC ACGTGGTTCCATCATCACAGACTGCAGAATGGAGTTTAGACTTACTGGTAACGGGACTGCACCCAATGCTAATTCAGTGAAAGATGTTCTGGTGGCTGCAGTCAACAGCGGGAATCTAAGTATCAGGGTCAATGCCAGCTCCATCACTGTCAGCG TCCAAGTGACTCCAACCGCTgccccaacaacaaccacaggtgCCAACAGTACAACCACAGCTGCCAACACAACAACCACAGGcgcaccaacaacaaccacagctgctgttGCTTCGACAACCACAAACTTTTTTTCTTCTGGTGTTCAGTTCAGATGA